Below is a genomic region from Scytonema millei VB511283.
TGGGTTATGGATGCGAAAGATAATTGCTAACACTGTCCCAGGACTATTGTGGATGCATCTGGTGTTGGCGCAGGACGAGCTATTAACCCGTGCTGAAGTCTGAGAAATTAGATACCTTGTATACAACGCGATCGCGGACAGATTGCGGACAGATTTACGCTTCCTCTGCTAGTTGGGATCGGGCGATGAAAGGGATATAAAAGCGATCTAACCCATCATCTCCGACTCGGCACAGATGGAAAACCCTGAAATACATTCTGAGGATTTGTTGTAATATCTTTCGGTTCTTCTTGAACGGTACACGGTACGATCTGCTCGAAACCGGGTGGGGGTTCTGCTTCTTCGCGGAATTGATCTTCTAAAGCTGCGATCGCCTGATTTCGGACTGTTAAAATCGTATTTTGTGCTTGTGGCGGGAGGCTATCGCTCGGTGTTTCTTCCGCCGTGCCTAAGTCAGCCGCTAGATTGCAGGCTTTGTAAAATCGCCTCAAGCTCATATCTTTTACGGCTGTCAATTCTCCTTGTTTCACAGCCGTGCGCTGTCCCGCATCTAAAACCACTACCCCTTCACCCCCAGAAGTGGCAACAGTCACGGGGACTTGGGGGTTTTCGGTTAAAACTCCAATCGATGTCGTATGTTTATCTGAATTATGCTGCACCCATACGGCTGTTCCCGGCGCTGTGACTACAGCTTCTGGTGTCACGACAGTACCGCTCTCATCTCCAGGTGGAAAAATAAACAAGC
It encodes:
- a CDS encoding FecR domain-containing protein, whose amino-acid sequence is MKWWQRSFAPGFIAGNLVAMFGSLAIAQSDLLTQAEIYKLVNRVQLWLKNQPPRSAQVADMVQPLDAVKTAPLARADLVFNEGSLVRLGGNAIFRFVPGSRSFQLRNGTGLFIFPPGDESGTVVTPEAVVTAPGTAVWVQHNSDKHTTSIGVLTENPQVPVTVATSGGEGVVVLDAGQRTAVKQGELTAVKDMSLRRFYKACNLAADLGTAEETPSDSLPPQAQNTILTVRNQAIAALEDQFREEAEPPPGFEQIVPCTVQEEPKDITTNPQNVFQGFPSVPSRR